Below is a genomic region from Prolixibacteraceae bacterium.
CGAAGCGGAGGTCATCGATGATGTCACCGCAATGAAAATCACCGCTTTCTATAAAGAGAAATCAGGCGGGGCTAACCGTCGTCTTGCGGTGATATTTAGCATTCTTGGTGCCCTGCTTATTGGTTTAGGTGTTATCGAAATTATTGCCCATAACTGGGATTCCTTTAGTCGTTTAACTAAAGGGATATTCTCGATGTCACCGTTGATTATTGGTCAATTTATCTGTGGAATAACCCTATTCCAAAAGAAAAAATTATCCATATGGCATGAAGCGGCAGCCTCTTTTCTCGTGATGGCTATAGGAGCAAGTATTTCATTGATCAGTCAAACATATCATATGGATGGAGAGATGTCCTCCTTTATGATCTCATGGATCATTCCAATCTTACCTGTAATCTATCTTATGCGATCTTCAATGGCAACTGCCTTCTATGTAATAGGTGCTGCCATCTATGCAGGATCGTTAGGCCCTAAAAGTGATCCACTTCTATTCTTATTAAGTTATGGTGGACTGCTTTTACCTATGTTACCTTATTATATATCATTGATAAAAAGAGCTCCCAGTGGTGCTATGACCACACTTCTTCATTGGGTTGTAGTCTTAACAACTTCTTTGGTTGTTCTAACTGCATTTAAAGATGCAGAGGTGGTTTGGATAGTACCTCTATACTTATCCGTTTTCATTACCTTATATCTCATTGGAATAGGAGGCTTTGCCAAAACATTAAGTGCCAAATATTCCGCATATAGTATGGTTGGTTCGTTGGGAGCACTATCAGTTCTCTTTACACTCTCGAATGACCATTATTGGCGTAAATTATCTAGTGCATCCTTCTCATTAAGTGATATGATTATGCAGCCGTCTATTTGGTGCACAATCGTATGTGTTGTGGTATCTGCCGTACTTCTTTATCGTGTTATCAAGTTACAGAAACGCAGGTGGTCATTATCACCTTTGGTTTACAGTATATTATTATATATTCCCGTTTTTCTGATAAGTGTTTATCTGCCAGTCGGAAAGTTGTTTACAAATATATTGCTTTTGTTTATTGGCATCTACTATATCTTGGATGGCTATAAAAAGAATCTATGGCAATCTACTAATTTAGGTCTTCTTATTCTTTTTGTGTGGACCCAATTTCGACTATTTGACATGAAAATGGACTTCGTCGTAAAAGGCATCCTCTTTATCTTGCTTGGGGGCTGTTTTATAGGTGCAAACATTTGGATATTAATGCGTAAAAGAGTCAAGTAGTTATGAAAAATATAAAATATATCTTCCCACTGTTTATCGTAATGGTCCTGATTCAATGGTTTATTCCAATGAAAATGGTCTGGGATAATGAAGCCATTTTACGAAATGGAAATGTATATAAGTTTAAGACGGCTCCTGTTGATCCAACGGATATCTTTAGAGGTAAATATGTTCACCTCTCATTTGATGTCGAAACATTAAAGGTACAAAATGCAAAGGCATTCAGATATGGAGATAAGGTGTTCCTTACGATTGTAAAGAATCAAAACGGTTATGCTTCCATAAAAAGAGTTTCAACTGATGTTCCCAATGACGATTATGACTACATAAAAGCAGAGATCAACTATGTAAAAGCAGAAAAGCAGCAGATTGTGGTGAGATTCCCTTTTGAACGTTTTTATATGGAAGAGTCATTGGCGTTACCTGCAGAAAAAGCACACCGTAAGTCGATGAAACGTTCCAATAGTAAAACGTATGCGATCGTAAAAGTTCTTGATGGAAATAGTTTGGTTGAAGAGGTTATGATCGATGATAAGCCCATTCGTGATGTTGCGCTGGAGAGTGTCGAGAAATAATAAATCTTATTATAATGGACCAATGAAGGCAATGACCAACATGTAATCAAGCAGATAATAACCAAGTTTTTATCTGCTTGATTTGTAATGGACAATGGATTTAAATGTGTTGAATCACAATAAAGTGAAATTATTCCACACGAATATTATTTATTTTATTGATGTTAATATCGTCTAATGTTCCTGTTAAGGAGTTTGGTTCTCCTTTTAAATCATATTTCTTATTCCCAATCGTAACGAGAATACCAATTTCCTTATTTCCCAAAACATCAAATCTTTCATAGACTTGATAAATAATATCTCCATTATAAAAAGTTAGAGTTTCATGGTCTTGATTTATTTCGAATTCAATATTGTCAGAATCAACGTGATACGGATATGAAAACTCCACCAATCTATTTGGTTTTAAGAATGTGTAGATTAAATTGGAATTATATTCGATGAGTTTTACCTCTTTCTGATTCTTCGAAATTTTGAAAGACATAATCTCTGAAATATTTTTATTATTGCTAATAACCTTTGAAAGAGACCCATCAACTTGTTCAAAGTTCGATCCATTGAAAACGAAACTATATCTACAAGTGTAATTAAAAATAGAACCATTAGATTCAGTCCATCCGGGTTTTGTCTTTTTGTTCTTATAGCAATGACAACTTGAATCCATGTCGTCAAGATGATAACTTACGTCAATCTCTTTTGTTTCAGGGTTATATGAGACACCTCCTTCCCAGGATCTACTCTCTTTTGAGTGAATAAACTCCTCTTTAAATATGCCATCTTGGTATGAAATTAATCTTGCTGATGTACTAAAACACATCGAACAAAAACGAACCATATTGGTTAATACATATTTCACTCCCTCTTTTGTGTTTAGTGTGTAGATATCAGAGTATCCATCAGAACAGAAAAAGGATTGAAACTTCTCTTCTTGAACTGGATTGGCAGCTTTAAAGTCTGTGTAATACATAATGGATAGCCTCGAACGATATGATCCTCCGGTTTTTTCATCGATAGAAAAATTGAAAAGTTTTTTGTCATCAGAGATGACAATTGAAATCTCGTCAGAAGTTAATAGCTTACGAATATTACTATGAAGAAAATCAGAATGATGTGTTATCTGTTTTATTCGTTTTACTA
It encodes:
- a CDS encoding GDYXXLXY domain-containing protein; the protein is MKNIKYIFPLFIVMVLIQWFIPMKMVWDNEAILRNGNVYKFKTAPVDPTDIFRGKYVHLSFDVETLKVQNAKAFRYGDKVFLTIVKNQNGYASIKRVSTDVPNDDYDYIKAEINYVKAEKQQIVVRFPFERFYMEESLALPAEKAHRKSMKRSNSKTYAIVKVLDGNSLVEEVMIDDKPIRDVALESVEK
- a CDS encoding DUF2157 domain-containing protein, whose protein sequence is MITTKQLKELIEAEVIDDVTAMKITAFYKEKSGGANRRLAVIFSILGALLIGLGVIEIIAHNWDSFSRLTKGIFSMSPLIIGQFICGITLFQKKKLSIWHEAAASFLVMAIGASISLISQTYHMDGEMSSFMISWIIPILPVIYLMRSSMATAFYVIGAAIYAGSLGPKSDPLLFLLSYGGLLLPMLPYYISLIKRAPSGAMTTLLHWVVVLTTSLVVLTAFKDAEVVWIVPLYLSVFITLYLIGIGGFAKTLSAKYSAYSMVGSLGALSVLFTLSNDHYWRKLSSASFSLSDMIMQPSIWCTIVCVVVSAVLLYRVIKLQKRRWSLSPLVYSILLYIPVFLISVYLPVGKLFTNILLLFIGIYYILDGYKKNLWQSTNLGLLILFVWTQFRLFDMKMDFVVKGILFILLGGCFIGANIWILMRKRVK